A window from Cellulomonas sp. C5510 encodes these proteins:
- the ndk gene encoding nucleoside-diphosphate kinase — MSDIQRTLVLVKPDGVSRGLAGEVLRRIEAKGYTLVAVELRTADDDLLHAHYAEHEGKPFFGPLVEFMKSGPVLAVVVEGHRVIEGFRSLAGATDPTVAAPGTIRGDLGREWGLKVTQNLVHGSDSPESAAREIGLWFPALAR; from the coding sequence ATGAGCGACATCCAGCGCACCCTCGTCCTGGTCAAGCCCGACGGCGTGAGCCGGGGGCTGGCGGGCGAGGTGCTCCGCCGCATCGAGGCCAAGGGCTACACCCTCGTGGCCGTCGAGCTCCGCACCGCCGACGACGACCTGCTGCACGCCCACTACGCCGAGCACGAGGGCAAGCCGTTCTTCGGCCCGCTCGTGGAGTTCATGAAGTCCGGTCCCGTCCTGGCGGTCGTCGTCGAGGGCCACCGCGTCATCGAGGGTTTCCGCTCGCTGGCGGGCGCCACGGACCCGACGGTCGCAGCCCCGGGCACCATCCGCGGCGACCTCGGCCGCGAGTGGGGCCTGAAGGTCACGCAGAACCTCGTGCACGGCTCGGACTCCCCGGAGTCGGCCGCCCGCGAGATCGGGCTCTGGTTCCCCGCGCTGGCCCGCTGA
- a CDS encoding DUF4233 domain-containing protein: MTSPHAARPARPKRPAKPQFASTILVLEGVLVLFAALTAHGLAAAGVLGTPPGVLWPVAGLVFVVLVVLSRLVTVPGGYLAGSVAQVLVLACGFVVPLMFALGVLFAVLWAVSLRLGARIDRERAAYDAAHPEESGAAG, from the coding sequence GTGACCTCCCCGCACGCCGCGCGGCCCGCGCGCCCGAAGCGTCCCGCCAAGCCCCAGTTCGCCTCGACCATCCTGGTCCTGGAGGGCGTGCTGGTGCTGTTCGCGGCGCTCACGGCGCACGGCCTCGCGGCGGCAGGCGTCCTCGGCACCCCGCCGGGGGTGCTCTGGCCGGTCGCCGGGCTGGTGTTCGTCGTCCTCGTCGTGCTGTCGCGCCTCGTGACGGTCCCGGGCGGGTACCTCGCCGGCTCGGTGGCGCAGGTGCTGGTGCTCGCGTGCGGGTTCGTCGTGCCGCTGATGTTCGCCCTCGGCGTGCTGTTCGCCGTGCTGTGGGCGGTGTCGCTGCGGCTCGGCGCCCGGATCGACCGGGAGCGCGCGGCGTACGACGCGGCCCACCCCGAGGAGTCCGGCGCCGCCGGTTAG
- a CDS encoding MDR family MFS transporter, giving the protein MATTAHAPDEPLVELTQRTVWLIFGALLASMLLSSLDQSIVGTAMPTIVGELDGVEHQGWVVTIYILAIAIVMPLYGKFGDLWGRRWPFLVAIGLFTVASAGAGFAQSFGELVAWRGVQGLGGGGLIILSQAIIADIVPAKERGRYMGPMGAMFGVAAVAGPLLGGLFTDHADWRWCFWINIPVGIAAFVTAWFTLKLPSHRSGRRLDVAGIVLLTLATSGIVLLTSWTSLTGEGGYDWSDARLVALLVGTLVAIALFIGVELRAQEPILPLRLFRNPTFALATGIGLVIGMGMFASLAFLPTFLQMSTGSGVTESGLLMLPMTVGVMLTAIGSGVAITRTGRYRAFPIAGMAVTTVGLAWLTTITGDMSMVLFGVMIFVLGAGLGLVMQTIVLAVQNSVDPHEIGTATSANNFFREIGAAVGTALFSTIFTTRLSTRLEGVFAGVPAGGADASGGAESLTPALVAQLPDALRDGVVAAYTEALAPAFWYLVPLLALGFVLTLFLREVTLSDVAGMVARGEATAAPARRSTPPAPEAERASAAAAGPSGPAGAGGPTGSSGDPR; this is encoded by the coding sequence ATGGCGACCACCGCCCACGCACCGGACGAGCCGCTGGTCGAGCTGACCCAGCGCACCGTCTGGCTCATCTTCGGCGCGCTGCTGGCCAGCATGCTGCTGTCTTCGCTCGACCAGTCCATCGTCGGCACGGCGATGCCCACCATCGTCGGCGAGCTGGACGGCGTCGAGCACCAGGGGTGGGTCGTGACGATCTACATCCTGGCGATCGCGATCGTCATGCCGCTGTACGGCAAGTTCGGTGACCTGTGGGGCCGGCGCTGGCCGTTCCTCGTCGCGATCGGCCTGTTCACGGTGGCGTCCGCGGGCGCCGGCTTCGCGCAGTCGTTCGGCGAGCTCGTCGCGTGGCGCGGCGTCCAGGGGCTCGGCGGCGGCGGACTGATCATCCTGTCGCAGGCGATCATCGCGGACATCGTGCCCGCGAAGGAGCGCGGCAGGTACATGGGCCCGATGGGGGCGATGTTCGGCGTCGCCGCGGTCGCAGGCCCGCTGCTCGGCGGGCTGTTCACGGACCACGCCGACTGGCGCTGGTGCTTCTGGATCAACATCCCGGTCGGCATCGCGGCGTTCGTCACGGCGTGGTTCACGCTCAAGCTGCCCTCGCACCGCTCCGGTCGGCGCCTGGACGTCGCCGGCATCGTGCTGCTGACGCTCGCCACGTCCGGGATCGTCCTGCTCACGTCCTGGACCTCGCTGACCGGCGAGGGCGGCTACGACTGGTCCGACGCGCGCCTGGTGGCCCTGCTGGTCGGCACCCTCGTCGCGATCGCGCTGTTCATCGGGGTCGAGCTGCGGGCGCAGGAGCCGATCCTGCCGCTGCGGCTGTTCCGCAACCCGACGTTCGCGCTGGCCACCGGCATCGGCCTGGTCATCGGCATGGGCATGTTCGCGTCCCTGGCCTTCCTGCCGACGTTCCTGCAGATGTCGACCGGCTCCGGCGTCACGGAGTCCGGCCTGCTCATGCTCCCGATGACCGTCGGTGTCATGCTCACCGCCATCGGCTCCGGCGTGGCGATCACCCGCACCGGGCGCTACCGGGCGTTCCCGATCGCGGGCATGGCGGTGACCACGGTCGGACTGGCGTGGCTCACCACCATCACCGGCGACATGTCGATGGTGCTGTTCGGGGTGATGATCTTCGTCCTGGGCGCCGGGCTCGGCCTCGTGATGCAGACGATCGTGCTCGCGGTGCAGAACTCGGTCGACCCGCACGAGATCGGCACCGCGACCAGCGCCAACAACTTCTTCCGGGAGATCGGCGCGGCGGTCGGCACGGCACTGTTCAGCACGATCTTCACCACCCGGCTCTCGACGCGCCTCGAGGGCGTGTTCGCGGGCGTGCCGGCGGGCGGTGCCGACGCGTCCGGCGGTGCCGAGTCGCTGACCCCCGCGCTCGTCGCGCAGCTGCCCGACGCCCTGCGCGACGGCGTGGTCGCGGCGTACACCGAGGCGCTCGCGCCCGCGTTCTGGTACCTCGTCCCGCTGCTCGCCCTCGGCTTCGTGCTGACGCTGTTCCTGCGCGAGGTGACGCTGTCGGACGTGGCCGGGATGGTGGCGCGCGGCGAGGCCACGGCGGCGCCGGCGCGGCGCTCGACGCCACCCGCGCCCGAGGCGGAGCGCGCGTCCGCCGCCGCGGCCGGCCCGTCGGGCCCCGCGGGAGCCGGTGGCCCCACTGGGTCGTCCGGCGACCCCCGGTAG
- a CDS encoding TetR/AcrR family transcriptional regulator, whose translation MQESAAEPEGLRARKKRARLEALVDATHRLAAEHGLDQVTVEAVCAEVGVSVRTFFNYFESKDDAVLGLAHWRIDPAAAGTFADGGPSGDLLPDLQALVAHVLDHPPLGKERMERAFEVARGHPDLLVRAYAHVRGLHDEIEQLVRRRLGDGADEAVVLLVGALLMVISHATFVRWDAAGRRGDVHDQLPSVVADLAAIAATAHPAAAPPG comes from the coding sequence ATGCAAGAATCCGCCGCCGAGCCCGAGGGGCTGCGCGCCCGCAAGAAGCGCGCCCGTCTCGAGGCGCTCGTCGACGCCACGCACCGGCTGGCGGCGGAGCACGGCCTCGACCAGGTGACGGTCGAGGCGGTCTGCGCGGAGGTCGGCGTCTCGGTCCGCACGTTCTTCAACTACTTCGAGTCGAAGGACGACGCGGTGCTGGGCCTCGCCCACTGGCGGATCGACCCGGCCGCCGCCGGGACGTTCGCCGACGGCGGGCCGAGCGGCGACCTGCTGCCCGACCTGCAGGCCCTCGTGGCCCACGTGCTCGACCACCCGCCGCTCGGCAAGGAGCGCATGGAGCGGGCGTTCGAGGTCGCGCGCGGCCACCCCGACCTGCTCGTGCGGGCCTACGCGCACGTCCGCGGCCTGCACGACGAGATCGAGCAGCTCGTCCGCCGCCGCCTCGGCGACGGGGCGGACGAGGCGGTCGTCCTGCTGGTCGGCGCGCTGCTCATGGTGATCTCGCACGCAACCTTCGTCCGGTGGGACGCCGCCGGACGCCGGGGCGACGTGCACGACCAGCTGCCGTCCGTCGTCGCGGACCTCGCCGCGATCGCCGCGACCGCCCACCCGGCGGCCGCACCTCCCGGCTGA
- the dhaM gene encoding dihydroxyacetone kinase phosphoryl donor subunit DhaM, translating into MSAPVALVLVSHSERLAAGLRELAGQMAPDVLIVAAGGDGDGGLGTSFDLVQDALTEATADGRSAVVLTDLGSAVLTTESVLEFLDEDVAARVHLADAPLVEAAVAAAVTAAGGAPVGEVLGAAVAAGAGFPHAVGAGEAPPVGTGGPDAAGEPAPAPPAGSGAPGEENPITAQVVVRNPMGLHARPAAVLARMMAGFDAAVRVDGVNAASVLELMQLGATQGRTLEVSATGPQARVAVDAFVGAVEEGFGEV; encoded by the coding sequence ATGAGCGCCCCCGTCGCCCTGGTGCTGGTCTCGCACTCCGAGCGGCTCGCCGCGGGGCTGCGGGAGCTGGCGGGGCAGATGGCGCCGGACGTGCTGATCGTGGCCGCCGGCGGTGACGGCGACGGCGGGCTCGGCACCAGCTTCGACCTGGTGCAGGACGCGCTGACCGAGGCGACGGCCGACGGCCGGTCCGCCGTGGTGCTGACCGACCTCGGCTCGGCGGTGCTCACGACGGAGTCCGTGCTCGAGTTCCTCGACGAGGACGTCGCCGCGCGGGTGCACCTCGCGGACGCCCCGCTGGTCGAGGCCGCCGTCGCGGCTGCGGTCACCGCCGCGGGCGGTGCGCCCGTCGGCGAGGTGCTCGGTGCGGCCGTGGCGGCAGGGGCGGGCTTCCCGCACGCGGTCGGGGCCGGGGAGGCGCCGCCGGTCGGCACCGGCGGACCCGACGCGGCCGGGGAGCCGGCGCCCGCGCCGCCTGCCGGGTCCGGCGCGCCGGGGGAGGAGAACCCGATCACCGCCCAGGTGGTCGTGCGCAACCCGATGGGCCTGCACGCCCGCCCGGCTGCGGTGCTGGCGCGCATGATGGCCGGCTTCGACGCCGCGGTGCGGGTGGACGGCGTGAACGCCGCGAGCGTGCTCGAGCTCATGCAGCTGGGGGCGACGCAGGGCCGCACGCTGGAGGTGTCCGCGACCGGACCGCAGGCGCGGGTGGCGGTCGACGCCTTCGTCGGTGCCGTCGAGGAGGGCTTCGGCGAGGTGTGA
- the dhaL gene encoding dihydroxyacetone kinase subunit DhaL: MTDSLGATWAEAWVRRTAQVVAENREELIELDRQIGDGDHGENLSRGFTAVLAKLDALEAPPGDVGAVLKLVATTLMSTVGGAAGPLYGTAYLRAAKVTGVPGLDAHAVVAMLEAGLEGIVVRGKATTGEKTMVDAWTPAVEAAVQAADAGASPAAVLAAAAEAARAGALATIPLVATKGRASYLGERSAGHQDPGATSSALILEAAAATAAAA, translated from the coding sequence ATGACGGATTCCCTGGGTGCGACGTGGGCGGAGGCCTGGGTGCGCCGGACGGCGCAGGTGGTCGCCGAGAACCGGGAGGAGCTCATCGAGCTCGACCGGCAGATCGGCGACGGCGACCACGGCGAGAACCTCAGCCGGGGCTTCACCGCCGTGCTGGCCAAGCTCGACGCGCTGGAGGCGCCGCCGGGCGACGTGGGTGCGGTGCTCAAGCTCGTCGCGACCACGCTGATGTCGACGGTGGGCGGGGCGGCCGGCCCGCTCTACGGGACCGCGTACCTGCGGGCGGCGAAGGTCACGGGCGTCCCGGGGCTGGACGCCCACGCCGTCGTGGCGATGCTGGAGGCCGGGCTCGAGGGCATCGTGGTCCGCGGGAAGGCCACCACCGGGGAGAAGACGATGGTCGACGCCTGGACCCCCGCGGTCGAGGCCGCCGTGCAGGCCGCGGACGCGGGGGCGTCGCCGGCGGCGGTCCTCGCGGCGGCGGCCGAGGCCGCGCGGGCGGGGGCGCTCGCGACCATCCCGCTCGTCGCCACGAAGGGCCGGGCGTCGTACCTCGGCGAGCGCTCCGCCGGGCACCAGGACCCGGGCGCGACGTCGAGCGCGCTGATCCTCGAGGCCGCTGCGGCCACGGCGGCGGCGGCATGA
- the dhaK gene encoding dihydroxyacetone kinase subunit DhaK produces MKKLINDPQNVVAESVEGFGLAHADVVQVHTDPLFVSRAGGAVSGKVGLVSGGGSGHEPLHAGFVGAGMLDAAVPGAMFTSPTPDQIAPAFAAADGGAGVLAIVKNYTGDVLNFETAAELADADDITVRTVVVNDDVAVEDSLYTAGRRGVAGTVAVEKIAGAAAARGDDLDAVVAVAEKVVANVRSMGVALTACTVPHAGKPSFDLPEDEIEIGIGIHGEPGRRRIPLAGADEITEMLLTPVADDLGLASGERVLLFVNGMGGTPLSELYVVYRQARRLLEGRGVEVTRSLVGNYVTSLEMQGASVTVLRLDDELTALWDAPVRTAALHW; encoded by the coding sequence GTGAAGAAGCTCATCAACGACCCGCAGAACGTCGTCGCCGAGTCCGTCGAGGGATTCGGGCTGGCGCACGCGGACGTCGTGCAGGTGCACACGGACCCGCTGTTCGTCTCCCGGGCCGGAGGCGCGGTCAGCGGCAAGGTCGGCCTCGTCTCGGGCGGTGGCAGCGGGCACGAGCCGCTGCACGCGGGGTTCGTCGGCGCCGGCATGCTCGACGCGGCGGTGCCGGGTGCGATGTTCACCTCGCCCACACCCGACCAGATCGCCCCCGCGTTCGCCGCGGCGGACGGCGGTGCCGGCGTGCTCGCGATCGTCAAGAACTACACGGGCGACGTGCTGAACTTCGAGACGGCGGCCGAGCTCGCCGACGCGGACGACATCACGGTCCGCACCGTCGTGGTCAACGACGACGTCGCCGTCGAGGACTCGCTGTACACCGCGGGCCGCCGCGGTGTCGCGGGCACCGTCGCCGTCGAGAAGATCGCCGGCGCGGCCGCTGCGCGCGGCGACGACCTGGACGCGGTCGTCGCGGTGGCCGAGAAGGTCGTCGCCAACGTCCGGTCGATGGGCGTCGCGCTCACCGCGTGCACCGTTCCCCACGCCGGCAAGCCGTCCTTCGACCTGCCCGAGGACGAGATCGAGATCGGCATCGGCATCCACGGCGAGCCGGGCCGGCGCCGCATCCCGCTCGCCGGCGCGGACGAGATCACCGAGATGCTGCTGACGCCCGTCGCCGACGACCTGGGCCTCGCGTCCGGCGAGCGTGTCCTGCTGTTCGTCAACGGCATGGGTGGCACGCCGCTCTCCGAGCTCTACGTCGTCTATCGTCAGGCACGCAGGCTGCTCGAGGGCCGCGGGGTCGAGGTGACCCGGTCGCTCGTGGGCAACTATGTGACATCACTGGAGATGCAGGGCGCCTCGGTCACTGTGCTCCGGTTGGACGACGAGCTCACCGCGCTGTGGGACGCGCCGGTGCGCACGGCCGCGCTGCACTGGTAG
- a CDS encoding folylpolyglutamate synthase/dihydrofolate synthase family protein, with protein MAAGKGRGGADHLRDEAAAAARRAADEVYAGILERAPEHDFDPTLDRVRAVCELLGDPQRAYRVVHLTGTNGKTSTARMVERLVREHGLRTGRFTSPHLSRVTERIAIDGEPISDERFVEVWQDVAPYVHMVDVREQAEGRPRLSFFEVFTVMAFAAFADAPVDVAVVEVGMGGRWDATNVADGEVAVITPVAHDHERWLGHTLVEIAGEKAGIVKDGATLVLARQEEDAEGVILHAAAERGARVVREGIDIDVVERQVAVGGQLLTLRGTGGVYTDIFLPLHGEHQAHNALAALAATEALMAGGGALDGSVVEVAFADADSPGRLELVRSSPTVIVDGAHNPAGAEALVAALEEAFAFQSVVGVVGVMADKDPENILAVLEPALDHVVVTRASTPRALEVDDLAEIARDVFGEDRVHVRERLDDAVTLAADLAERDVERGAAVLVTGSILLVAEARTLFGRA; from the coding sequence ATGGCCGCCGGGAAGGGCCGGGGCGGCGCCGACCACCTGCGCGACGAGGCCGCGGCGGCCGCCCGCCGGGCCGCGGACGAGGTGTACGCGGGGATCCTCGAGCGGGCGCCCGAGCACGACTTCGACCCGACGCTCGACCGGGTGCGGGCGGTGTGCGAGCTGCTGGGCGACCCGCAGCGCGCGTACCGGGTCGTGCACCTCACGGGCACCAACGGCAAGACGTCGACGGCCCGCATGGTCGAGCGGCTGGTGCGCGAGCACGGGCTGCGGACGGGACGGTTCACGAGCCCGCACCTGAGCCGGGTCACCGAGCGCATCGCGATCGACGGCGAGCCGATCTCCGACGAGCGGTTCGTCGAGGTGTGGCAGGACGTCGCGCCGTACGTGCACATGGTGGACGTACGGGAGCAGGCGGAGGGGCGGCCGCGGCTGTCGTTCTTCGAGGTGTTCACGGTCATGGCGTTCGCGGCGTTCGCGGACGCGCCGGTGGACGTGGCGGTGGTCGAGGTCGGGATGGGCGGGCGCTGGGACGCGACGAACGTCGCGGACGGCGAGGTCGCGGTCATCACCCCGGTGGCGCACGACCACGAGCGCTGGCTCGGGCACACCCTCGTGGAGATCGCGGGGGAGAAGGCCGGGATCGTCAAGGACGGCGCCACGCTGGTGCTGGCGCGCCAGGAGGAGGACGCGGAGGGCGTCATCCTCCACGCAGCCGCCGAGCGCGGGGCGCGCGTGGTGCGCGAGGGCATCGACATCGACGTGGTCGAGCGCCAGGTCGCGGTCGGCGGACAGCTGCTCACGCTGCGTGGCACGGGCGGTGTGTACACGGACATCTTCCTGCCGCTGCACGGGGAGCACCAGGCGCACAACGCGCTGGCGGCGCTCGCCGCCACGGAGGCCCTCATGGCCGGGGGCGGCGCGCTCGACGGCTCGGTGGTGGAGGTGGCGTTCGCGGACGCGGACTCCCCGGGGCGCCTGGAGCTGGTGCGGTCGAGCCCGACTGTGATCGTCGACGGCGCCCACAACCCGGCGGGCGCCGAGGCGCTGGTCGCGGCGCTGGAGGAGGCCTTCGCGTTCCAGAGCGTCGTGGGCGTGGTCGGCGTCATGGCGGACAAGGACCCGGAGAACATCCTCGCGGTGCTGGAGCCGGCGCTCGACCACGTGGTGGTGACCCGGGCCTCGACGCCCCGGGCCCTCGAGGTCGACGACCTCGCCGAGATCGCCCGGGACGTCTTCGGCGAGGACCGCGTGCACGTGCGGGAGCGGCTGGACGACGCGGTGACGCTGGCCGCGGACCTGGCGGAGCGGGACGTCGAGCGCGGCGCCGCCGTGCTGGTGACCGGGTCGATCCTGCTGGTCGCGGAGGCGCGGACGCTGTTCGGCCGGGCCTGA
- the ileS gene encoding isoleucine--tRNA ligase: MAYPLHRSPAGKHVAPSSPGAAFGLPASPDLPALEKDVLAYWEADGTFQASIDARDAGADGANEFVFYDGPPFANGLPHYGHLLTGYAKDIVGRYQTQRGRRVERRFGWDTHGLPAELEAERILGITDKSQIETMGIKAFNDACRTSVLRYTDEWRVYVTRQARWVDFDHDYKTLDPTFMESVIWAFKQLYDKGWAYEGYRVLPYCWNDQTPLSNHELRMDDDVYRDVQDQTVTVTFPLTGARAEELGLAGVAALAWTTTPWTLPTNSALAVGPDVEYVVVPHARLAGDREGLQDALRGEDFLLARALLPGYAKDLGYASADDAWEAAVARAEARGTSPTLRGAELAGVRYEPLFGYLADQPGMAEHGFQVLLADYVTTEDGTGVVHQAPAYGEVDQETCEAAGIPTVLSVDEGGKFTSLVPDFQGLQVFEANKPITQRLRADGRLLRQASYVHSYPHCWRCRHPLIYKAVSSWFVKVTAFRDRMVELNQDISWVPEHIKDGQFGNWLAGARDWSVSRNRYWGTPIPVWVSDDPQYPRIDVYGSFAELEADFGRLPLNDAGEPDLHRPFIDELTRPNPDDPSGRSTMRRIPDVLDVWFDSGSMPYAQVHYPFENADWFDHHYPGDFITEYIGQTRGWFYLLHVLATALFDRPAFRTSVSHGIVLGSDGRKMSKSLRNYPDVNEVFDRDGSDAMRWFLMASPILRGGNLVVTEEGIRSEVRQVLLPLWSTWYFFALYANAAGDGLTARRVTAQDHAEGRLSTMDRYLLARTRRLVEDVTAQLDAYDVPGACETVRVHLDLLTNWYVRTQRDRFWAEDAAAFDTLWTALETLTRVMAPLAPLLSEEVWRGLTGERSVHLTDWPVLGDGGADDVALAADDDLVVAVDGVREAVSAALALRKANALRVRQPLRELRVATPDPQALAPFRDLLAAELNVKDVVLSTVEEAAAGGVAVRRNLAVNARAAGPRLGRGVQAVIRAAKAGDWSTDAEGRVVVRTDEGDVPVLDSEYELTTSIDVTTAEGEAPTLAAGVLPSGGFVVLDLALDDALLAEGYARDVVRAVQDARKAADLAVTDRIRLTLGVPAEHRAAVEAHREFIASETLATAVVLEQAEGAELAVGVERVDA; encoded by the coding sequence ATGGCCTACCCCCTGCACCGCTCGCCCGCCGGCAAGCACGTCGCCCCGTCGTCGCCCGGGGCCGCGTTCGGCCTGCCCGCGTCCCCCGACCTGCCCGCGCTGGAGAAGGACGTCCTCGCGTACTGGGAGGCGGACGGCACGTTCCAGGCGTCGATCGACGCGCGTGACGCCGGCGCGGACGGCGCGAACGAGTTCGTGTTCTACGACGGCCCGCCGTTCGCGAACGGCCTGCCGCACTACGGGCACCTGCTGACGGGCTACGCGAAGGACATCGTGGGCCGGTACCAGACGCAGCGGGGCCGCCGCGTGGAGCGCCGGTTCGGCTGGGACACGCACGGCCTGCCGGCGGAGCTCGAGGCGGAGCGGATCCTCGGCATCACGGACAAGTCCCAGATCGAGACGATGGGCATCAAGGCGTTCAACGACGCGTGCCGCACGTCGGTGCTGCGCTACACCGACGAGTGGCGGGTGTACGTGACCCGGCAGGCGCGGTGGGTGGACTTCGACCACGACTACAAGACGCTGGACCCGACGTTCATGGAGTCGGTGATCTGGGCGTTCAAGCAGCTGTACGACAAGGGCTGGGCGTACGAGGGCTACCGCGTGCTGCCGTACTGCTGGAACGACCAGACGCCGCTGTCGAACCACGAGCTGCGGATGGACGACGACGTCTACCGGGACGTCCAGGACCAGACGGTGACGGTGACGTTCCCGCTGACGGGGGCGCGCGCCGAGGAGCTCGGGCTCGCGGGCGTCGCGGCGCTGGCGTGGACGACGACCCCGTGGACGCTGCCCACCAACTCGGCGCTCGCGGTCGGGCCGGACGTGGAGTACGTCGTGGTGCCGCACGCGCGCCTCGCGGGGGACCGCGAAGGGCTGCAGGACGCGCTGCGCGGCGAGGACTTCCTGCTGGCGCGGGCCCTGCTGCCGGGGTACGCGAAGGACCTCGGCTACGCCTCGGCGGACGACGCGTGGGAGGCGGCGGTGGCGCGCGCGGAGGCCCGCGGGACGAGCCCGACCCTGCGCGGCGCCGAGCTGGCGGGCGTGCGGTACGAGCCGCTGTTCGGCTACCTCGCGGACCAGCCGGGCATGGCGGAGCACGGCTTCCAGGTGCTGCTCGCGGACTACGTCACCACCGAGGACGGCACCGGCGTGGTGCACCAGGCCCCGGCGTACGGCGAGGTCGACCAGGAGACCTGCGAGGCCGCGGGCATCCCGACGGTGCTGAGCGTCGACGAGGGCGGGAAGTTCACGTCCCTGGTCCCGGACTTCCAGGGCCTGCAGGTGTTCGAGGCGAACAAGCCGATCACGCAGCGGCTGCGCGCGGACGGCCGGCTGCTGCGCCAGGCGTCGTACGTGCACTCCTACCCGCACTGCTGGCGCTGCCGGCACCCGCTGATCTACAAGGCGGTGTCGTCGTGGTTCGTCAAGGTGACGGCGTTCCGCGACCGGATGGTCGAGCTGAACCAGGACATCTCCTGGGTGCCCGAGCACATCAAGGACGGCCAGTTCGGCAACTGGCTGGCCGGCGCGCGTGACTGGTCGGTTTCCCGCAACCGCTACTGGGGCACGCCGATCCCGGTGTGGGTGAGCGACGACCCCCAGTACCCGCGGATCGACGTGTACGGCTCGTTCGCGGAGCTGGAGGCCGACTTCGGCCGGCTGCCGCTGAACGACGCCGGGGAGCCGGACCTGCACCGGCCGTTCATCGACGAGCTGACCCGCCCGAACCCCGACGACCCGAGCGGGCGCTCGACGATGCGCCGGATCCCGGACGTCCTGGACGTGTGGTTCGACTCCGGGTCGATGCCGTACGCGCAGGTGCACTACCCGTTCGAGAACGCGGACTGGTTCGACCACCACTACCCGGGCGACTTCATCACGGAGTACATCGGGCAGACCCGCGGCTGGTTCTACCTGCTGCACGTGCTGGCCACCGCGCTGTTCGACCGGCCGGCGTTCCGCACGTCGGTGTCGCACGGCATCGTCCTGGGCTCCGACGGCCGCAAGATGAGCAAGTCGCTGCGCAACTACCCGGACGTGAACGAGGTGTTCGACCGCGACGGGTCGGACGCGATGCGGTGGTTCCTCATGGCGTCGCCGATCCTGCGCGGCGGCAACCTGGTCGTCACGGAGGAGGGCATCCGCTCGGAGGTCCGCCAGGTGCTGCTGCCGCTGTGGAGCACGTGGTACTTCTTCGCGCTGTACGCCAACGCGGCCGGCGACGGCCTCACCGCGCGGCGCGTCACGGCGCAGGACCACGCCGAGGGCCGGCTGTCGACGATGGACCGGTACCTGCTGGCCCGCACGCGGCGGCTGGTCGAGGACGTGACGGCGCAGCTCGACGCGTACGACGTGCCGGGGGCCTGCGAGACGGTGCGGGTGCACCTGGACCTGCTGACCAACTGGTACGTCCGCACGCAGCGCGACCGGTTCTGGGCGGAGGACGCCGCGGCGTTCGACACGCTGTGGACGGCGCTGGAGACCCTGACCCGGGTGATGGCGCCGCTCGCGCCGCTGCTGTCGGAGGAGGTGTGGCGCGGCCTGACCGGCGAGCGCTCCGTGCACCTGACGGACTGGCCGGTGCTCGGGGACGGCGGGGCGGACGACGTCGCGCTGGCGGCGGACGACGACCTCGTCGTGGCCGTCGACGGGGTGCGGGAGGCCGTCTCGGCGGCGCTCGCGCTGCGGAAGGCGAACGCGCTGCGTGTCCGTCAGCCGCTGCGGGAGCTGCGCGTCGCGACGCCGGACCCGCAGGCCCTCGCGCCGTTCCGGGACCTGCTGGCCGCGGAGCTCAACGTCAAGGACGTCGTGCTGTCGACGGTCGAGGAGGCCGCCGCGGGCGGGGTGGCGGTGCGCCGCAACCTCGCGGTGAACGCCCGTGCCGCCGGTCCGCGCCTGGGCCGCGGCGTCCAGGCGGTCATCCGGGCCGCGAAGGCCGGCGACTGGTCGACCGACGCGGAGGGCCGCGTGGTGGTCCGCACCGACGAGGGCGACGTGCCGGTGCTGGACTCCGAGTACGAGCTCACGACGTCGATCGACGTGACGACCGCCGAGGGGGAGGCGCCCACGCTGGCCGCGGGCGTGCTGCCGTCCGGCGGTTTCGTGGTGCTGGACCTCGCGCTGGACGACGCGCTGCTCGCCGAGGGCTACGCCCGCGACGTGGTGCGTGCCGTGCAGGACGCCCGCAAGGCCGCCGACCTGGCGGTGACCGACCGGATCCGGCTGACGCTGGGCGTGCCCGCGGAGCACCGCGCGGCCGTCGAGGCGCACCGGGAGTTCATCGCGTCCGAGACGCTCGCGACGGCGGTGGTGCTCGAGCAAGCGGAGGGCGCCGAGCTCGCGGTCGGCGTCGAGCGGGTGGACGCCTGA